The genomic segment AAAAGCCGTGTTGCTGTTGTAGGCATGGGGTTTGGGTGAGCAGTCTGCACTCGTGGCGACCATACCAAAGGTTTCCATATAGTGGCAGGAGCTGGTGGAATCCCTGGGCAAGGGACACTATGTCCTGAAGGCTGGGGCTGCTCAGGAGGGAAGCCAGGAGAGAAGTGTGGGGGAGGTACACCTGGAGGaaggggcccagagactggagtggCTGCCAGGGATGGGCCTTGAGCCCTCTGGGGTCTTGGGCTGTGCTGTGGCCGCCTGCGCTCTGTGCTCCTGGAAcaacttccttcccctcttctgactTGCCGTGGTGGAGGAACCAGACAGCCAAGCTCGCTGAAATGTCCCCAACCTGGTGGTCCACCagctgcaggagcagcagcattTTTGCTGACCGGACCAGTTGTGGGGATCCACTGGTCCTGCAATGATGACTGTGCCAAGCGAGACGGAGTGGCAAGGACAGGCACCTCTTTGTGACCCTTTTCCTCAGTAAGAGCAGCAGTTGCAACTGAGGAGGCTCCCTTGGAATGTTCTGGTTCCACCGCTGCGGCTGGCGATAATTTATCACCCGAATCCCGAAAAGGGCCATCTGACTTTTCCGAATGGACTGGTCCAGACACTGTCGCAGTCAAATCAGGTAGCGGAGCTGGGACAGAGGGTGCGGTTCCAGGCACAGAGGGAGCCAAGGGGGACGGACTTGAAGTTAaggaagacacagagggagctgGGAGTGCTGAGGAAGACGTCACTGGGATCCGCAGAGGATCCTGCTGTCTCCGGACCCCAGGTCCCACCAGAGGCTGCCGGCTCCTCTGAATCAGCGGTCTCCGTGGtggtattgggggtgggggtggagggaagtgTTTGCCAGCTCCTTTGGTATAGCCAGTTCCATTTTCGAAGTTAGTAACAGCCTGTCTTAAACACTTGTTGGCAGTTAAAGCATCCGGAGAAACATGGTTCTGATGACATGTTGGACACGTATGTTCATCTGATTCCAGGAGTGCTGTCCTAATGCATTCATCACAGTAACTGTGTCCACAGCAGGGAATGATAGCAGCATCCACCATGATGTCCTTGCAGATGAGGCACAGGAGCTCCTCCGGAAtagcattttcttcttctggtgAAGATGAAGACGACGGCGGCGGCCGTTCATCTGGTAAGAAGGctggcttctctttcttcccgATCCCATAGGCCTCTGCATCTAGGGTTGGTATTGCGTATTTTCCAGTGCTCGTGAGCATTGCACCCTTCGTGTGAGCATCTTTCACCTCAGTCAGAAAACTGGTAGGAATTCCAGTGCTCCTTCTCATTCTCCCGCCAGATTCAAAGTTCTTATCCCCGTTTGTGGGGCAACTCTTAATATGATGACCAGGGACCCCACAACGAAAACAGGTGTAAGACGGAGGTGGTGGACCCAGAGGTTTCTTCACGAAACCGATTGGGTCGTATTCACGGCCACATTGCAACATCATCGCTTTGATTTTCTCTTCCTCCGAAGCATTGGCTTCAGCCAGATTGGCAGTCTCTGTCAGCTGGGCCAGAGAAATAGATGCAGAATAGTCATCACATGCAGCCTGTGTGGTTCCCATCGCTGGTTCAGTTCCACTTAGAGCGTGTGTCTCCCTTGCCGACTTAACGCCTCCACTAGGAACTCTTCTGACAATCACAGATGAGTAGTTAGGAACTGGCGCACTGCCATCAGTATACTCTTCTTCAGTCTCTGCGTTGAAGATCCGCAGATCGCTATTGGCAGCTTTCAGCTTTTCTCTGCCCATAATCTGCTTCTTTAAGTCGCAGAGGGAGATATGGAGCCCATCGAAGACGATCATGTCATAGTTGAGtttagaggaaaatttatagtgcacacagggcatggtggcagaggATTCTGTGGGCTGGGCGCCGCTCT from the Peromyscus eremicus chromosome 8a, PerEre_H2_v1, whole genome shotgun sequence genome contains:
- the LOC131917059 gene encoding LOW QUALITY PROTEIN: E3 ubiquitin-protein ligase RBBP6-like (The sequence of the model RefSeq protein was modified relative to this genomic sequence to represent the inferred CDS: deleted 2 bases in 2 codons; substituted 3 bases at 3 genomic stop codons) — translated: MPCVHYKFSSKLNYDMIVFDGLHISLCDLKKQIMGREKLKAANSDLRIFNAETEEEYTDGSAPVPNYSSVIVRRVPSGGVKSARETHALSGTEPAMGTTQAACDDYSASISLAQLTETANLAEANASEEEKIKAMMLQCGREYDPIGFVKKPLGPPPPSYTCFRCGVPGHHIKSCPTNGDKNFESGGRMRRSTGIPTSFLTEVKDAHTKGAMLTSTGKYAIPTLDAEAYGIGKKEKPAFLPDERPPPSSSSSPEEENAIPEELLCLICKDIMVDAAIIPCCGHSYCDECIRTALLESDEHTCPTCHQNHVSPDALTANKCLRQAVTNFENGTGYTKGAGKHFPPPPPPIPPRRPLIQRSRQPLVGPGVRRQQDPLRIPVTSSSALPAPSVSSLTSSPSPLAPSVPGTAPSVPAPLPDLTATVSGPVHSEKSDGPFRDSGDKLSPAAAVEPEHSKGASSVATAALTEEKGHKEVPVLATPSRLAQSSLQDQWIPTTGPVSKNAAAPAAGGPPGWGHFSELGCLVPPPRQVRRGEGSCSRSTERRRPQHSPRPQRAQGPSLAATPVSGPLPPGVPPPHFSPGFPPEQPQPSGHSVPCPGIPPAPATIWKPLVWSPRVQTAHPNPMPTTATRLLSREEFYREQRRLREEEKKKSRLDEFTNGFLEALSGYEKIQSKRGHSFSRSKSPCAGSSDSRSPFASSSESRSGSTRPSSSSGSSSRPHSGFSSPSPRYPRRGRGESRPHASGSRSRRCHGPRSRSPPYRRYRSRSRSPQRRSTPCDIKTYXGQSGGGGGGGGGGGGGGGFVIIVVDLRDLFEKECSWEWEGKCYRQWYNKDYRGDAVGAQARPSATREDLSPXRLSPLNISNSPFTREPRAHXAPGQSHRHRNRGGNYPGKLSCRESHHRRENTKRKRDLSATAKKENVFKPSKGPRE